In Planctomycetota bacterium, the DNA window GCGGCTGGCGGCCGCGGCGCTCATCATCCAGCACGGGGGCGGCGAGGACGAGGCCGTCGCCGCCGGCCTGCTGGACACCATCGATCCCAAGGCCCCCTGCGTCGACCGCGAGGACGCCCAGGTCCGCTTCGGCGAGCCGGCGGTCGATCTGCTCGAGCGGGCCGAGCTGCTGCTCACCGTGCCCATGAGCCCGAGCGGCAAGCCCTCGAACGTGCACGCCAAGCTGGTCGAGGTGGCCGACGCGTCGGCCCTGCTGGTGGCCTCCAGCGGCGCCGTGGCCGCGGGCCGGGCGGTGCTGTCCCGCCACCAGACCGTGGGCGACGCGGTATGGAGCCTCTTCCAGGGCGGCCGCGAATTCGCGCTGTGGTACTTCGGCTCGATCGCCAAGGGCCTGGGCCCGGCGCTCAAGCGAGCGGGCCACGACGCCCTCGCCCACGAGCTGTGGTCGGTCATCCGGGCCCTCGAAGCCGCGGGCGGCGAGGAACGCAAGGCCGCCTGAGTCCATCCGGCCTCTCGGCCAGCTCCGATCAAGCCAAGCCCGCGCCCAACGCTCCCCGGGGCGTTGCACCGATAGCCTTGCCGTCCGGGCGACGTGATCGCCCGCGACGGAGGTTTCACCATCGCTCCTGCCGCCCAATCCGACGCCGTGCTGAAGTACCGCAGCCTCGTGCTGCGACACGTGGGGCACGAGCAGTACGAGCCCACGCTGATCGCGTCGCTGGCCGAGGAGCTGCGCGCCGACGATGTTTCCGAGTTCGAGGCCGCCATCCGGGGCCTGGCCGACGCCGGCGAGATCGCCGTCGGCCACGCGGGCCACGTCTCGCTGCCGACGCTCGAGAGCCTGGGCGAGGAGATCGAGGGCGTCTTCCAGCGCACCGGCAAGGGCTTCGGCTTCGTGCGTCCCGACGTCAAGGTCCGCGAGGGCCAGATCTTCTGCCCCGCCGAGGCGACCCTGGGCGCGTTGTCGGGCGACCGCGTCCGCGCGCAGGTCCGCCGCGATCGCAAGCGGGAGGCCTCGGGGCGCGGCGGCTTCGGGCCGCAGTACGTGGCCGCGATCGTGGAGATCGTCTCCCGCAAGCGATCGAGCTACGCCGCCACCATGCAGCAGCGTGGGCAGACCTGGCTTGCAATGCCCGACGGCGACACATCCATCGGGCCGATCGTGATCCACGACGCCGAGAGCAAGTACGTCAGCGAGGGCGACAAGGTTGTCGTCGATCTCGTCGAATACCCCGAGGGCGGCGCGCTAGCCGAGGGCGTCATCACGCGGGTGCTGGGCGAGGCCGGCAAGCCCGACGTCGAGACGCAGGCGGTGATCGCGGCCTACGGCCTGCCGCCCGACGAGTTCCCCGATGCCTGCCTGGACCAGGCCCGCGAGGCGACGCGGCGCTTCGACGCCGCGATCGAGGCGTTCCTCTCCGACGGCCCCACCGCGCTGCCCGGCCGCCTCGACCTGACCAAGCAGTTCATCTGCACGATCGATCCGCCGGACGCCAAGGATTACGACGACGCGATCTCGATCACGCGGACCGACGACGGCTGGGAGCTGGGCATCCACATCGCCGACGTCGCGTTCTTCATCGATCCCGGCTCGCCGCTGGACCGCGAGGCCCGGGACCGCGGCAACAGCGTGTACCTGCCCCGGCACGTCATCCCGATGCTGCCCGAGATTCTCAGCAACGGCATCTGCTCGCTGCAGGAGCGGGTGCCCCGCTTCGCCAAGTCGGTGTTCATCCACTACGACCTGTCGGGCCGGGTGACCAAGACGGGCTTCGCCCAGTCGATCATCAACTCCGCCAAGCGGATGACCTACCTCGAGGCCCAGGCCCTCATCGACGGCAACGAGGAAGAAGCCAAGAAGCACGCCCGGACGGCGACCGACTACACGCCGAAGCTCAGGAACACGCTCAAGGCGATGGACGGGTTGGCCCGGACCATCCGCGAACGGCGGCGGCGGGCCGGCATGATCCACCTCGACCTGCCCGACGTCGAGCTGATCTACGACGACAACGGGCACGTCGTCGACGCCGAGCCCGAGGACGACGCCTTCACGCACACCATCATCGAGATGTTCATGGTGGAGGCCAACGAGGCCACCGCCCGGCTGTTCGAGCGGATGCACGTGCCAGTCATGCGGCGCGTCCACCCCACCCCCGCGCCCGCGGGCATGGAGGAGGCCGGCAAGGTCGCCAAGGTCGCGGGCTACAGCATCCCCAAGAACCCGACGCGCGAGGAACTGCAGGCCCTCCTGGACGCCACCCGCGGCAAGCCCAGCGCGCGGGCCGTGCACATGGCCGTGCTCCGCACGCTGACCAAGGCCGAGTACTCGCCGGCGGCCATCGGCCACTTCGCGCTGGCGAGCGACGCCTACTCGCACTTCACCAGCCCGATCCGCCGCTACGCCGACCTGCTGACCCACCGGCTGCTGCAGGCGTTCCTGGCGCTCACCGACAACGGCCAGAATCCGCCCGCGGGAGACAAGCAGATGAAGCTGCTGGGCCGCAAGCTGGCCGATCACGACGCCTACATCGAGCAGCAGGACCTCGTGGTCATCGGGCGGCACATCTCGGACACCGAGCAGAACGCTACCGAGGCCGAGCGGGAGCTGCGGGCCTTCCTCGTCCTCCAGCTGCTGAGCAACATGGTGGGCGAGGTTTTCGACGGGGTGATCACCGGCATCACGCCGCGAGGCATTTACGTGCAGATCGACAAGTACCTGGCCGACGGCTTCATCCGGATGGTCGACCTGCCGGGCGACACCACGCGCGAGGGCCGCACGCCCAAGTGGATCCAGGTGCGGGACACGGGCGCGCTGGTGGACAAGCACTCGGGCCGCTCGTTCAACTTCGGCGACCGCGTCCGCGTGCAGATCGGCGCCGTCGACCTTCCCAAGCGGCAGCTCGAGCTCTTGATCGCCGACGCCGACTCGCGGGCCGCCGGCAAGGCCAAGCCGGTCGAGGGGCTCACGCTGGGTGGGGGCGGCGGCGGGCTGGAATCCGCCGGCGGCACCGGCTTCAAGAAGATGCCCGGCGGGACACGGCGCAGCCGGAAGAGCAAGGCCCGCGACAAGGGCAAGAAGGACTACCGGCGGGACAAGAAGTAGCGCCGCTACCCGTCGCCGCCAACGGTGTCGGCCCACTCGGGAGCGCGGTAGCTCACCGGGCCGGGCCGGCGCTCCTGCCAGTCGGCCCCCTTCGTGACCTCCCGCGCGGCCCGCACCCCGTGCTTGCCGGCGTCGGCCTCGATCTCGGGCGGCTCCGGCGGCTGCTCCTGCAGCACGTGCAGCGTCTGCGTCGGGAAGGCGAATCGCACGCCCAGCCGCTCGGCCAGCCGCATGACATCGAGCAGGAATCGCTCGCGTTCGCGGAGCTCGGTCGCCCAGTCGGGGCAGGCGTGGAACATGTACACCAGCACGTCGATGCTCGAGGCGCTGAACTTGTTGAGGTAGACGTGGAAGTAGTCCTTCCGCGTGTAGGGATGGCGGCGGACGAGGTCCCGCACGCCCTCGCAGAAGGCCGACACCGCATCGGGCGGCGTGTCGTAGGTCAGCCCGATGTGGGTCCTGAAGCGGCGGTAGCGGCGGCGGCCGTAGTTGTCGACCGTGGCGCGCACCAGCGTGGCGTTGGGCACGGTGACCAAGGAGTCGTAGAACGTGCGGATGCGGGTTGAGCGCATGCCCAGCTCTTCGACGGTGCCCTCGACGTCATCGACGACGACCCAGTCGCCGACCTCGAAGGGGCGGTCGGCGATGACCGCGATGGACCCGAAGAAGTTCTCGATGGTGTCCTTGGCGGCGAAGGCGACCGCCAGGCCACCGATGCCCAGGCCCGTCAGCAGCGGCAGGATCTCCTGGTCCAGCGAGTTGGCCACGTAGATCACGCCGAAGACGACCACGATCACCTTCGCGACCTTGCGGCCCAGGGGCACGAGCAGGTCGTCGACCTTGGTGGTGCTCCGCTCGGCCCGCTTCATGAGCACGTCGCCCGCGAGGTCGACCAGGCGGAATCCCGCCCAGATCGCCGCCAGCACGAGGATCGTCAGCACCGCGACGCCGATGATGACCTCGGCCAGCCGTCCGAGCCCCAGCAGGTGCTGCCCCCAGTACCACACCGTGGCGGCGGCGAGCAGCGCAAAGGGCCGCGTCGCGCGGCGCACGACCTTGGGGTCGGCCTCCACGCCGCGGCGGGCGAAG includes these proteins:
- a CDS encoding mechanosensitive ion channel family protein, yielding MLHRWIPIVAVMAGALLHAPVAAAQDTPPPEPPAAETEPVDPRFESPRASMMTFLRAVETYRESPAFSRERADAEDDLARVLGLSGPEAVSAVNTAIRLHEALKRMGTISRFALPDRPALERARERGEPIQRFAYFPYEYGGSILEGQREAARVAEEQQIALVADADGGWAFSSATVDGSEELFRKVARLPVQWGDEDGELTLPLRIEAWVSANLEPLLSERVVWAKVVGIPVWKWLLIAAIVAAGVVADLLAALLLRFLWWLFFARRGVEADPKVVRRATRPFALLAAATVWYWGQHLLGLGRLAEVIIGVAVLTILVLAAIWAGFRLVDLAGDVLMKRAERSTTKVDDLLVPLGRKVAKVIVVVFGVIYVANSLDQEILPLLTGLGIGGLAVAFAAKDTIENFFGSIAVIADRPFEVGDWVVVDDVEGTVEELGMRSTRIRTFYDSLVTVPNATLVRATVDNYGRRRYRRFRTHIGLTYDTPPDAVSAFCEGVRDLVRRHPYTRKDYFHVYLNKFSASSIDVLVYMFHACPDWATELRERERFLLDVMRLAERLGVRFAFPTQTLHVLQEQPPEPPEIEADAGKHGVRAAREVTKGADWQERRPGPVSYRAPEWADTVGGDG
- a CDS encoding VacB/RNase II family 3'-5' exoribonuclease: MIARDGGFTIAPAAQSDAVLKYRSLVLRHVGHEQYEPTLIASLAEELRADDVSEFEAAIRGLADAGEIAVGHAGHVSLPTLESLGEEIEGVFQRTGKGFGFVRPDVKVREGQIFCPAEATLGALSGDRVRAQVRRDRKREASGRGGFGPQYVAAIVEIVSRKRSSYAATMQQRGQTWLAMPDGDTSIGPIVIHDAESKYVSEGDKVVVDLVEYPEGGALAEGVITRVLGEAGKPDVETQAVIAAYGLPPDEFPDACLDQAREATRRFDAAIEAFLSDGPTALPGRLDLTKQFICTIDPPDAKDYDDAISITRTDDGWELGIHIADVAFFIDPGSPLDREARDRGNSVYLPRHVIPMLPEILSNGICSLQERVPRFAKSVFIHYDLSGRVTKTGFAQSIINSAKRMTYLEAQALIDGNEEEAKKHARTATDYTPKLRNTLKAMDGLARTIRERRRRAGMIHLDLPDVELIYDDNGHVVDAEPEDDAFTHTIIEMFMVEANEATARLFERMHVPVMRRVHPTPAPAGMEEAGKVAKVAGYSIPKNPTREELQALLDATRGKPSARAVHMAVLRTLTKAEYSPAAIGHFALASDAYSHFTSPIRRYADLLTHRLLQAFLALTDNGQNPPAGDKQMKLLGRKLADHDAYIEQQDLVVIGRHISDTEQNATEAERELRAFLVLQLLSNMVGEVFDGVITGITPRGIYVQIDKYLADGFIRMVDLPGDTTREGRTPKWIQVRDTGALVDKHSGRSFNFGDRVRVQIGAVDLPKRQLELLIADADSRAAGKAKPVEGLTLGGGGGGLESAGGTGFKKMPGGTRRSRKSKARDKGKKDYRRDKK